Proteins found in one Corynebacterium canis genomic segment:
- a CDS encoding phosphoadenylyl-sulfate reductase yields the protein MDTIMLPFNTVSIFRDPEVSPEGPRTTEPLLDAVKRHNAQLVETYADQLYHADAGTILEWAHEHASGQIVVTLSMENTVLAELAARHLPNADFLFLDTGYHFAETLSVAAQVEQRYPQRLVTARPLLDVAHQDAAYGKDLFQRNPAACCRMRKVEPLAVSLSPYVGWITGLRRADGPTRTNTPALALDATGRLKISPLVTWSLEDTERFIAENQLIEHPLTHQGYPSIGCATCTLPVAEGEDPRAGRWAGHAKTECGLHT from the coding sequence ATGGACACCATCATGTTGCCTTTTAACACAGTGTCAATCTTCCGCGACCCAGAGGTCAGCCCCGAGGGCCCGCGGACCACCGAGCCGCTGTTGGACGCCGTGAAGCGACACAATGCGCAACTCGTGGAAACCTATGCTGACCAGCTCTATCACGCCGACGCCGGCACGATTCTGGAATGGGCCCACGAGCACGCGTCCGGGCAGATTGTGGTCACCCTTTCCATGGAAAATACGGTGCTTGCGGAGCTGGCGGCGCGGCACCTGCCGAACGCGGATTTCCTGTTCCTGGACACCGGCTACCACTTCGCCGAGACGTTGTCCGTGGCCGCGCAGGTGGAGCAGCGTTACCCGCAGCGTTTGGTCACTGCGCGCCCGCTTCTCGACGTCGCGCACCAGGACGCCGCCTACGGAAAGGACCTGTTTCAGCGCAACCCGGCCGCATGTTGTCGGATGCGGAAGGTCGAGCCGCTGGCGGTAAGCCTCAGCCCCTATGTTGGCTGGATCACAGGATTGCGGCGTGCCGACGGCCCGACGCGCACCAATACACCCGCCTTGGCGTTGGACGCTACCGGGCGTTTAAAGATTTCCCCACTGGTGACCTGGTCACTCGAAGACACCGAACGTTTTATCGCCGAAAACCAATTGATCGAACACCCGTTAACCCACCAGGGCTACCCGTCCATCGGGTGCGCCACCTGCACCTTGCCGGTGGCCGAAGGAGAAGACCCCCGTGCTGGCCGCTGGGCCGGGCACGCCAAAACAGAATGCGGATTACATACATGA
- the cysD gene encoding sulfate adenylyltransferase subunit CysD — translation MTTALTTTALSPHLKDLENESIHILREVAGQFDRPALLFSGGKDSVVVFELARRAFAPAAVPFELLHVDTGHNFPEVIEFRDRLVADTGARLRVAHVQDWIDRGDVVERPDGTRNPLQTVPLVDTINEARYDAVLGGARRDEERARAKERVFSVRDSFGGWDPRRQRPELWSLYNGGHLPGENIRVFPISNWTEADVWEYIGARNIELPPIYFAHEREVFQRDGMWLAPGDWGGPRQGEAVEIKRVRYRTVGDMSCTGAVLSDATTVDDVIREIAASTLTERGATRADDRLSESAMEDRKKEGYF, via the coding sequence ATGACTACTGCCCTTACAACGACTGCCCTGTCCCCACACCTCAAGGATTTGGAAAACGAATCCATCCATATCTTGCGCGAGGTAGCGGGGCAGTTCGACCGCCCGGCGCTGCTCTTTTCCGGCGGTAAAGACTCCGTTGTGGTGTTCGAATTGGCGCGCCGCGCATTCGCTCCGGCTGCCGTGCCTTTCGAACTTTTGCACGTGGATACCGGCCATAACTTTCCGGAGGTGATTGAGTTCCGTGATCGCCTGGTAGCCGACACCGGTGCGCGGCTGCGGGTGGCGCACGTCCAGGATTGGATCGACCGCGGCGATGTGGTGGAACGCCCCGACGGCACCCGCAACCCCCTGCAGACGGTTCCGCTGGTAGACACCATCAACGAGGCGCGTTACGACGCCGTCCTGGGCGGCGCCCGGCGCGATGAAGAGCGCGCCCGCGCCAAGGAACGCGTGTTTTCGGTGCGGGATTCCTTCGGCGGTTGGGATCCCCGACGGCAACGACCGGAGTTGTGGAGTTTATATAACGGTGGGCATCTGCCGGGGGAGAACATTCGTGTGTTTCCCATCTCTAACTGGACGGAGGCCGACGTGTGGGAATACATCGGCGCTCGAAACATTGAGCTACCGCCGATCTATTTCGCGCACGAGCGGGAAGTCTTCCAACGCGACGGCATGTGGTTGGCCCCCGGCGATTGGGGCGGCCCGCGCCAAGGAGAGGCGGTGGAGATCAAACGGGTGCGCTATCGCACCGTTGGGGACATGTCGTGTACCGGCGCCGTCCTATCGGACGCCACCACCGTAGACGATGTGATCCGCGAGATCGCGGCATCCACCCTGACCGAACGCGGCGCCACCCGCGCCGACGATCGTTTAAGCGAATCAGCAATGGAAGACCGGAAAAAGGAGGGCTACTTCTGA
- a CDS encoding sulfate adenylyltransferase subunit 1 — MTSALQTRETLRLCTAGSVDDGKSTFVGRLLHDTKSVLADQLSAVERTSKEKGLDQLDLSLLVDGLRAEREQGITIDVAYRYFSTPKRTFILADTPGHVQYTRNTVTGVSTSQVVVLLVDARNGIVEQTLRHLRAAELLGVRTVVLAVNKIDLVDFRADTFRKIEQEFVEVAEAFDEVYVIPISALLGDNVVEPSAHMPWYDGPTVLEVLENISVTSGRAQELDFRFPIQYVIRDHATDYRGYAGRVTAGKIRVGDTVSLGGGRASVVSGIDTSDGPVELAQAGDSVVLLLADDIDLSRGDLIAGEARPASVRSFSATVVGLADKEVRAGQQVRVRYGTSLVRARIAEGSWGLNDVADVRIELASELPVEPYAARGAVGAVLIIDQATGDTLGAGLVT, encoded by the coding sequence ATGACCAGCGCATTACAAACCCGAGAAACCCTGCGCCTGTGCACCGCAGGTTCGGTCGACGACGGCAAGTCCACCTTTGTCGGACGCTTGCTGCACGATACCAAGAGCGTGCTCGCCGACCAGCTTTCCGCAGTGGAGCGCACCTCCAAAGAAAAGGGCCTAGACCAGCTGGACCTGTCCTTGCTGGTGGATGGGCTGCGTGCGGAGCGCGAGCAGGGCATTACCATCGACGTGGCCTATCGCTACTTTTCCACCCCGAAGCGAACGTTTATTCTGGCGGACACTCCGGGCCATGTGCAATATACGCGCAATACGGTCACCGGCGTATCCACCTCCCAGGTAGTGGTGCTTTTGGTGGATGCCCGCAATGGCATCGTCGAGCAAACGCTGCGCCACCTGCGCGCCGCCGAATTGCTGGGCGTGCGCACCGTGGTGCTGGCGGTAAACAAGATCGACCTCGTGGATTTCCGCGCGGACACCTTCCGGAAAATCGAACAAGAGTTTGTGGAGGTTGCGGAGGCTTTTGACGAGGTCTACGTGATACCGATTTCCGCGCTGCTGGGTGACAACGTGGTGGAGCCGAGCGCACACATGCCGTGGTACGACGGCCCCACGGTACTGGAGGTATTAGAAAATATTTCCGTGACCTCCGGGCGCGCCCAGGAACTGGATTTTCGGTTCCCGATCCAATACGTGATCCGCGATCACGCCACGGATTATCGCGGCTACGCCGGCCGCGTCACGGCGGGCAAGATCCGCGTCGGCGACACCGTCAGCTTGGGCGGCGGGCGCGCCAGCGTGGTCAGTGGAATCGACACCTCGGATGGCCCGGTCGAGCTGGCGCAGGCGGGCGATTCGGTGGTGCTGCTGCTGGCCGATGATATCGATCTTTCGCGCGGAGATTTGATCGCAGGCGAAGCGCGTCCGGCCTCGGTGCGGAGCTTTAGCGCCACCGTGGTGGGCCTAGCCGATAAGGAGGTTCGCGCAGGTCAACAGGTGCGCGTGCGGTACGGGACCTCGCTGGTGCGGGCCCGGATCGCCGAAGGTTCGTGGGGGCTCAACGACGTCGCCGATGTGCGAATCGAATTGGCCTCCGAACTACCGGTGGAACCATACGCGGCCCGCGGTGCCGTGGGCGCGGTGCTGATTATCGACCAAGCCACCGGCGACACCCTAGGCGCAGGGTTGGTGACGTAG
- a CDS encoding sirohydrochlorin chelatase, whose protein sequence is MVALIVLAHGSRHHAAPRGVDKLTAAAGALLGVEARTGYLDLNEPLLADVAFELAEAGHERAIVVPLLFTRAFHAKVDAPAAVAEAAALSGMHLELTSGLGTSSDIAAILAQRVIADAPPAAEVALYSVGTSQARPNSSVAALAEQVAELTGRRVHTTAATCGKSVQDVAVDCADLHVLPLFVTEGLLLDKVTKAMHQIAADTDTRLTVSAPLETALADIVAARYRTSVYVAA, encoded by the coding sequence ATGGTTGCATTGATTGTGCTTGCGCACGGGTCGCGGCATCACGCCGCCCCGCGCGGCGTCGATAAGCTCACTGCCGCCGCGGGTGCCCTGTTGGGTGTGGAAGCGCGCACTGGGTACCTCGATTTGAACGAGCCGCTATTGGCCGATGTTGCGTTCGAACTTGCGGAGGCCGGGCACGAGCGGGCCATCGTGGTTCCGCTGCTGTTTACGCGGGCCTTTCACGCGAAGGTGGATGCGCCGGCAGCGGTGGCGGAGGCGGCCGCGCTCAGCGGTATGCACCTCGAACTGACAAGCGGTCTTGGCACCAGTTCGGATATCGCGGCGATCCTTGCGCAACGCGTGATCGCCGACGCGCCGCCCGCAGCCGAAGTCGCTTTGTATTCGGTGGGTACGAGCCAGGCGCGGCCCAATTCCAGCGTCGCGGCGCTGGCCGAACAAGTGGCCGAATTGACGGGTCGGCGGGTGCATACAACGGCCGCAACCTGCGGGAAAAGCGTACAGGATGTCGCCGTTGATTGCGCGGATCTGCACGTCCTTCCGCTCTTTGTGACGGAAGGGTTATTGCTGGACAAGGTGACAAAAGCGATGCATCAAATCGCCGCAGACACCGATACGCGGCTCACCGTAAGTGCGCCGCTGGAAACCGCGCTGGCGGACATCGTCGCCGCGCGTTATCGCACAAGTGTTTATGTAGCTGCATAA
- a CDS encoding sulfite exporter TauE/SafE family protein codes for MRKLLFIALAGAAAELIDGALGMGFGVTASTVLIAFAGLGAAQASAIVHTAELGTTLASGASHWKFGNVDWGVVLRLGIPGAIGAFAGATILSNISTKAAAPITAGILVAIGVMLLVKFSRGRSTPPAMKQPYNPVFLAGLGVFGGFIDASGGGGWGPVTSSTLMSLGRTEPRRVIGAVNTAEFLVTLAATLGFVFGLWHDLVEHGLAVLGLLVGGVIVAPIAAWLVSRLNPFLLGGIVGTGLIFLNSPKLLALTDFSDGTVWGIRGAVLVIGLGLSALGVWRSHKTGRGEVPVADKEPALEGAR; via the coding sequence ATGAGGAAACTATTATTTATCGCATTGGCGGGTGCTGCCGCCGAACTTATCGACGGTGCCCTCGGCATGGGCTTCGGCGTAACCGCCAGCACCGTATTGATCGCCTTCGCCGGCCTCGGTGCGGCACAAGCGAGCGCAATCGTACACACGGCCGAACTTGGTACGACCTTGGCGTCCGGGGCCTCGCACTGGAAATTCGGAAACGTGGACTGGGGCGTGGTGCTGCGCCTCGGTATCCCAGGCGCGATCGGAGCTTTCGCAGGCGCCACCATCCTGAGCAATATTTCCACGAAAGCCGCGGCGCCGATTACCGCAGGCATCCTCGTGGCCATCGGCGTTATGCTGCTGGTGAAATTCTCGCGCGGGCGGTCCACCCCGCCGGCAATGAAACAACCATATAATCCCGTGTTCCTTGCGGGGCTCGGCGTATTCGGTGGTTTTATCGATGCCTCCGGTGGCGGAGGCTGGGGCCCCGTGACCTCCTCCACGCTGATGAGCCTCGGGCGCACCGAACCACGCCGCGTGATCGGTGCGGTAAACACGGCGGAGTTCCTGGTGACGCTGGCCGCGACGCTCGGATTCGTGTTCGGTTTGTGGCATGACCTGGTGGAACACGGGCTGGCCGTGCTCGGGTTGCTGGTCGGTGGCGTGATCGTGGCACCCATTGCGGCGTGGCTGGTCAGCCGACTGAACCCCTTCCTGCTTGGTGGCATCGTGGGCACCGGGTTGATCTTCCTGAACTCACCGAAACTCCTTGCGCTTACTGACTTCAGCGACGGGACCGTGTGGGGTATCCGCGGCGCCGTGTTGGTGATCGGCCTGGGCCTGAGCGCGCTGGGCGTGTGGCGTTCCCACAAGACCGGTCGCGGCGAAGTGCCGGTGGCAGACAAGGAGCCGGCATTGGAGGGAGCTCGTTAG
- a CDS encoding serine hydrolase domain-containing protein: MRKHRKLSYFLGATAALIITSLLAITALVTYRLDALKLSSKQTGDPELAKVLQANAKTGTHQITALCVTPNATRAAGLGFTEHSPVDIGSITKTFTAELLRKSESLTEETTIGEALLPHHETLRISPQTITESPLASRTLGELARHTSGLPRLAGISATTIYTSVFFNTNPYAGISREDVITAALQSPLTNIGTENYSNVGMALLGQLLALDAGTTYADLLQTSLLTPLGMSETALLAHTDDYPTATGYDEFGRAAATWEMDGYQPAGALRSTARDMRRWIDYLIEHGTPDYTWAPAKQGMVWHDGGTGGFRSILVIHPQSRQGVFLAADTAAAELEHVAFTILDSCTDPSGRT; this comes from the coding sequence TTGCGAAAACACCGAAAGCTCAGCTATTTCCTCGGCGCAACTGCCGCTCTCATCATCACCAGCCTGCTAGCAATTACTGCCCTCGTAACGTACCGCCTTGATGCACTCAAACTCTCAAGCAAACAAACCGGCGATCCCGAACTCGCTAAAGTCTTGCAAGCAAACGCCAAAACCGGCACCCACCAGATAACTGCGCTTTGCGTCACCCCCAATGCCACCCGTGCCGCAGGTTTAGGTTTTACCGAGCATTCCCCTGTGGATATCGGCTCCATCACCAAGACTTTTACCGCCGAGCTCCTACGCAAATCCGAAAGCCTTACCGAGGAAACTACTATCGGCGAAGCTCTCCTCCCACACCACGAAACATTACGAATATCGCCACAAACCATCACGGAAAGCCCGCTCGCAAGCCGAACGTTAGGCGAACTTGCTCGCCATACCTCAGGGCTCCCCCGCCTCGCGGGTATCTCCGCAACCACTATTTATACTTCCGTATTCTTCAACACCAACCCCTATGCGGGGATTTCGCGTGAAGACGTCATCACCGCAGCATTGCAATCCCCACTCACCAATATCGGCACGGAAAACTATTCAAATGTAGGAATGGCACTGCTCGGCCAATTGCTCGCCCTAGACGCCGGCACCACCTACGCTGATTTATTGCAAACGTCGCTGCTCACCCCGCTGGGCATGAGCGAAACCGCGCTACTCGCCCACACCGACGACTACCCAACAGCCACCGGATACGACGAATTTGGTCGAGCCGCAGCAACTTGGGAAATGGATGGTTATCAGCCCGCCGGGGCGTTACGATCCACCGCCCGCGACATGCGCCGATGGATCGACTACCTAATCGAACACGGCACCCCCGATTACACATGGGCGCCAGCAAAGCAAGGCATGGTGTGGCACGACGGCGGTACCGGTGGTTTCCGTTCCATCTTGGTAATCCACCCCCAATCACGCCAAGGCGTATTCCTCGCCGCCGATACCGCCGCAGCCGAGCTGGAGCACGTGGCGTTCACCATCTTGGATAGTTGCACCGACCCCAGCGGGCGGACCTAG
- a CDS encoding ATP-dependent 6-phosphofructokinase yields the protein MRIATLTSGGDCPGLNAVIRGIVRTASSYGSTVVGYEDGWVGLMEDRRIQLYDDEGIDRILLRGGTILGTGRLHPEKFKQGLDQIKANLADAEIDALIPIGGEGTLKGAKWLSDNGIPVVGVPKTIDNDVNGTDYTFGFDTAVSVATDAIDRLHTTAESHNRVMIVEVMGRHVGWIALHAGMAGGAHYIVIPEVPFDIADICKAMERRFQMGEKYGIIVVAEGALPKEGTMQFDEGGVDQFGHQTFNGIGQVIGDEIKQRLGHDVRTTTLGHIQRGGTPTSYDRVLATRYGVHAARACENGDFGKCVALRGEHIELIDLQEAVGTLKVVPNGRYRTAQALFG from the coding sequence ATGCGTATTGCCACACTGACTTCCGGCGGCGACTGCCCGGGACTGAATGCTGTTATCCGTGGTATTGTCCGTACCGCCTCCTCTTATGGGTCAACGGTTGTTGGTTATGAAGATGGCTGGGTCGGCTTGATGGAAGATCGCCGCATTCAGCTCTATGACGATGAAGGAATCGACCGCATTCTTCTTCGCGGCGGCACTATTCTGGGCACGGGTCGCCTGCACCCTGAAAAGTTCAAGCAAGGATTGGACCAGATTAAGGCGAACCTTGCCGACGCCGAGATTGACGCTCTGATTCCGATTGGCGGCGAGGGCACCCTGAAGGGTGCAAAGTGGTTGTCCGATAACGGCATTCCGGTGGTCGGCGTGCCGAAGACCATTGATAATGACGTCAATGGCACGGACTACACTTTCGGTTTTGATACCGCTGTGTCTGTAGCTACTGATGCGATCGATCGTCTGCACACCACCGCCGAATCCCACAACCGTGTGATGATCGTGGAGGTCATGGGCCGCCACGTCGGTTGGATCGCACTGCATGCCGGCATGGCCGGTGGCGCGCACTACATCGTGATTCCGGAGGTTCCGTTCGATATCGCCGACATTTGTAAGGCGATGGAGCGTCGCTTCCAAATGGGGGAGAAGTACGGCATCATTGTCGTCGCGGAAGGCGCGCTGCCCAAGGAAGGCACAATGCAATTCGATGAGGGCGGCGTTGACCAATTTGGTCACCAAACCTTCAATGGCATCGGCCAGGTTATTGGCGATGAAATTAAGCAGCGCCTTGGCCATGATGTGCGCACCACCACGCTCGGCCACATTCAGCGCGGCGGTACCCCCACCTCGTACGACCGCGTTCTGGCTACCCGCTACGGCGTGCACGCTGCGCGGGCCTGCGAAAACGGTGATTTTGGTAAGTGTGTTGCGTTGCGCGGCGAGCACATTGAGTTGATTGACCTGCAGGAAGCTGTTGGTACGTTGAAGGTTGTTCCTAACGGCCGGTACCGCACCGCGCAGGCATTGTTCGGATAA
- a CDS encoding DUF4132 domain-containing protein yields MADTTEEGWIDAGTYSFKLEDGNILARNAKGKLLKTVPAKAKRLEQFEQLDGLRVFLAQHEEQCLEFVRRWFLESLPVPLSVICSVWPDPAWRKFLNDVIVSDGQVTGFLRAADDAGIQIVDLDGESTTIPYSDSATVLIQHPAIMEDLEDWREFAVELGVTQGLDQLFRDVYLKPADADGRLAAVTAYSNGKYSRAATLIGRSRGAGFKVTLNSVSIDVREDGETVTATLEISAWSMDDSASLGRLTFAKGYQSLAAEDVGPIAWSEGIRMCEFVYAGRSVEKQEGE; encoded by the coding sequence GTGGCTGATACCACTGAAGAAGGGTGGATCGACGCTGGTACATATAGTTTTAAGCTCGAAGATGGGAACATTCTTGCGCGCAACGCCAAGGGGAAATTGCTCAAAACGGTCCCGGCAAAGGCGAAACGTCTCGAGCAATTCGAGCAGCTCGATGGCTTAAGGGTATTCCTCGCGCAGCATGAGGAGCAGTGTTTGGAATTCGTTCGGCGGTGGTTTTTGGAAAGTTTGCCGGTGCCGCTGAGCGTGATTTGTTCGGTGTGGCCGGACCCGGCGTGGCGGAAGTTCCTCAACGACGTGATTGTGTCGGACGGCCAGGTCACGGGCTTTTTGCGCGCCGCGGACGACGCTGGCATCCAAATCGTCGACCTCGATGGGGAATCGACCACAATTCCGTATAGTGATTCCGCTACCGTGCTGATCCAGCATCCCGCGATCATGGAGGACCTTGAGGATTGGCGCGAGTTCGCGGTGGAACTCGGCGTGACGCAGGGCCTGGACCAGCTGTTCCGAGATGTGTACTTAAAGCCTGCGGACGCGGATGGCAGGCTGGCGGCCGTCACGGCATATTCGAACGGAAAGTATTCCCGCGCGGCGACGCTGATCGGCAGAAGTCGCGGCGCCGGCTTTAAGGTCACCTTGAACTCAGTTTCGATCGACGTGCGCGAGGACGGGGAAACCGTTACCGCAACGTTGGAGATTAGCGCGTGGAGCATGGATGATTCCGCCTCTTTGGGTCGGCTGACGTTCGCAAAGGGGTACCAGAGTTTGGCAGCTGAAGATGTGGGCCCGATCGCCTGGTCCGAAGGCATTCGTATGTGCGAATTTGTGTACGCAGGCCGCTCTGTTGAAAAGCAAGAAGGGGAGTAG
- a CDS encoding vWA domain-containing protein, producing MNTRTTFWQHLLKSRSTAKRSGPIAVLGACVLLGAGTPVVWAVDTQSEEKYPDTALILDASGSMWAPDASGQVRMDAAKEATKKLVEQLPEEQKLALLTYGIGTGNTDAEKEAGCQDVHTLVKLGGARDEIASQIDGLVASGYTPIGPALLAAEKELDGSGKREIVLVSDGIDTCAPPQVADVAREIRERSGDDIVINVVGFNVNDEARTQLQEVASVGGGVYADASDADSLLETLTAKTTDGAKDGDAMDKDSSKTSESKTSESKSSESSTSESESSTTESTSASGEPATPESAENGAAMALGGLDSGDKPAPEVYKSTIPSVVQENGQVADQELKWTVDLEEGQQLNAGFLVPAPEENTVAGGNSITLTPTLTNADGKTCVATATEAKVENDFSFTQSASLLSPVIKKNSVCEPGKYTLSLKRSGELVGDQDLPVNVSLWGVPQVKDGKLAEASDKPDVQEVTVGDASGKLPTDTDMAAAPSVKEGTYDVELKPGETHWFKVPVEDGQRLQMQMEADPVGADGHNLGWKVFGPLYNPIELHVGDKGNVALNANEATKAGIATQPIRWANLKEEGPAANGFLAGEQLVALRHTAPEGQTTPAKFRLALANTGKSEQAPDFSKATGVAENGTDTAAKRTNSNSANVWWLLLLLFTLVGIVSYVAARKKWDSDAA from the coding sequence ATGAATACGCGAACTACGTTTTGGCAACATCTGTTGAAGTCACGCAGTACTGCTAAACGCTCCGGACCCATTGCGGTGTTAGGAGCGTGTGTGCTGCTGGGGGCCGGTACGCCGGTTGTGTGGGCGGTTGATACTCAATCTGAGGAGAAGTATCCCGATACCGCGCTCATCCTCGATGCTTCCGGTTCGATGTGGGCCCCGGATGCCTCCGGCCAAGTGCGCATGGACGCGGCAAAGGAAGCCACCAAGAAGCTGGTGGAGCAATTGCCCGAGGAGCAGAAGCTTGCCCTGCTCACGTACGGTATCGGCACGGGCAATACCGATGCCGAAAAGGAAGCCGGCTGCCAAGACGTGCACACGCTGGTGAAGCTGGGCGGTGCCCGCGACGAGATCGCCTCCCAGATTGATGGCCTAGTGGCCAGCGGCTACACCCCGATCGGCCCGGCGCTGCTCGCCGCGGAAAAGGAGCTGGATGGCTCCGGTAAGCGCGAGATCGTCCTGGTTTCGGACGGCATTGATACTTGTGCGCCGCCGCAGGTCGCGGATGTGGCGCGGGAAATCCGCGAGCGTTCCGGCGATGACATTGTGATTAATGTGGTCGGCTTCAACGTCAACGATGAGGCCCGCACCCAGCTGCAGGAAGTGGCCAGCGTTGGTGGCGGCGTGTATGCGGACGCCAGCGATGCGGATAGCCTGCTGGAAACGCTGACGGCCAAGACCACGGATGGCGCCAAGGATGGGGACGCCATGGACAAGGATTCCTCCAAGACCTCCGAGTCCAAGACTTCTGAGTCCAAGAGCTCTGAATCCTCCACCTCCGAGAGCGAGTCCTCCACCACGGAAAGCACCTCCGCCAGCGGCGAGCCCGCCACCCCGGAGTCGGCGGAAAATGGCGCGGCGATGGCGCTCGGTGGTCTTGATAGCGGCGATAAGCCCGCGCCCGAGGTGTACAAGAGCACGATCCCGTCGGTGGTGCAGGAGAACGGCCAGGTTGCGGATCAGGAACTGAAGTGGACCGTGGACTTGGAGGAAGGCCAGCAGCTCAACGCCGGTTTCCTGGTTCCCGCGCCTGAGGAAAACACCGTGGCCGGCGGCAATAGCATCACCCTGACCCCGACGCTGACGAATGCGGATGGCAAGACCTGTGTGGCCACCGCGACCGAAGCCAAGGTGGAAAATGATTTCTCCTTTACCCAATCCGCTTCGTTGCTGTCGCCGGTGATCAAGAAGAACTCCGTGTGCGAGCCCGGTAAGTACACCCTGTCCTTGAAGCGCTCCGGCGAATTGGTGGGCGATCAGGATCTGCCGGTGAACGTTTCCTTGTGGGGCGTCCCGCAGGTGAAGGACGGCAAGTTGGCCGAGGCGTCGGATAAGCCCGATGTGCAAGAGGTAACGGTCGGCGACGCCAGCGGCAAGCTGCCCACGGATACGGATATGGCGGCCGCCCCGAGCGTGAAGGAAGGCACCTACGATGTGGAGCTGAAGCCGGGCGAAACCCACTGGTTTAAGGTTCCGGTGGAGGACGGCCAGCGCCTGCAAATGCAGATGGAGGCGGACCCGGTCGGCGCGGACGGCCACAACCTGGGCTGGAAGGTGTTCGGCCCGCTGTACAACCCGATCGAACTTCATGTTGGTGATAAGGGCAATGTTGCGCTCAATGCCAACGAAGCGACCAAGGCGGGGATTGCTACGCAGCCGATCCGCTGGGCAAACCTGAAGGAGGAAGGCCCGGCAGCGAACGGCTTCCTCGCTGGCGAGCAATTGGTGGCGCTGCGTCACACCGCGCCGGAAGGCCAGACCACCCCGGCGAAGTTCCGCCTGGCGCTGGCTAATACGGGCAAGTCCGAGCAGGCCCCTGATTTCAGCAAGGCTACGGGCGTTGCGGAGAATGGCACGGACACCGCCGCGAAGCGTACCAATAGCAATAGCGCAAATGTGTGGTGGCTGCTCTTGCTGCTGTTCACCCTTGTGGGTATTGTTTCGTATGTAGCTGCGCGTAAGAAGTGGGATAGCGACGCCGCTTAA